A portion of the Paenibacillus marchantiae genome contains these proteins:
- a CDS encoding ABC transporter ATP-binding protein — MEPILTVKDLSVSFTTRSGEFDAVKNVSFELGKGETLGIVGESGSGKSVTAQTIMKLIPSPPSKVKSGEITFHGQDLLNKTDKQMEAIRGKDIGMIFQDPMTSLNPTIKIGKQITEVLRKHQNMSKKEAEKSALEMLELVGIKNAESRMNHYPHQFSGGMRQRAMIAIALACRPSLLIADEPTTALDVTIQAQILDVMKDMQQKLGTSIMLITHDLGVVAGMCDRVVVMKEGEVVETGTTAEIFSNPQHPYTIKLLNALPRLDEPKKEKPTPVGIIKGANKPLVQVKNLKQYFNLGKGNILKAVNDVSFDIFEGETLGVVGESGCGKSTTGRTILRLYEPTGGNVNFNGTDIYKLSPRKMKEMRKDMQMIFQDPYASLNPRFNVMDIIGESLDIHGLASSRAERKRRVEELLDLVGLNPSHALRYPHEFSGGQRQRIGIARALAVDPKFIICDEPLSALDVSIQAQVVNLLEELQQRLGLTYLFIAHDLSMVKHISDRVAVMYMGKVVELAESEELYANPIHPYTKTLLSAIPVPDPEVEASKRRILLPEEQALKNGSGGPANDPYNLQNAQLIEISKGHWVAEPYV; from the coding sequence GTGAGTTTGATGCCGTTAAAAATGTGAGTTTTGAACTTGGCAAAGGAGAGACGCTGGGGATCGTAGGTGAATCCGGTAGTGGTAAGAGTGTTACTGCCCAAACCATCATGAAATTGATTCCCTCCCCGCCTTCGAAGGTCAAAAGCGGAGAAATTACTTTTCACGGGCAGGACCTGCTGAATAAGACAGATAAACAGATGGAAGCCATCCGTGGTAAAGATATCGGCATGATCTTCCAGGATCCAATGACTTCTTTGAATCCTACCATCAAAATTGGTAAGCAAATTACCGAGGTACTGCGCAAGCATCAGAATATGTCCAAAAAAGAAGCTGAAAAAAGCGCATTGGAAATGCTCGAACTTGTAGGCATCAAAAATGCGGAATCGCGTATGAACCATTATCCACACCAATTTTCCGGTGGTATGCGCCAGCGTGCTATGATTGCGATTGCCTTGGCATGTCGTCCATCCCTTCTGATTGCGGATGAGCCAACAACTGCACTCGACGTAACGATTCAAGCACAAATCTTGGATGTTATGAAAGACATGCAGCAAAAGCTTGGAACTTCGATCATGCTTATCACGCATGACCTTGGAGTAGTGGCAGGAATGTGTGATCGTGTTGTCGTTATGAAGGAAGGCGAAGTTGTTGAAACAGGAACAACTGCTGAAATCTTCAGTAATCCTCAACATCCATACACGATTAAATTGCTGAATGCTCTCCCTCGTCTGGACGAGCCTAAAAAAGAAAAGCCTACTCCAGTTGGTATTATCAAAGGTGCCAACAAGCCGCTGGTTCAAGTGAAGAACCTGAAACAATACTTCAACTTGGGCAAAGGCAACATTCTAAAAGCGGTTAATGATGTTAGCTTTGATATTTTTGAAGGCGAAACACTTGGAGTTGTAGGGGAGTCGGGCTGTGGTAAGTCCACAACTGGCCGTACAATTCTGCGCCTTTATGAGCCAACAGGCGGAAATGTTAACTTTAATGGAACGGACATCTACAAGCTGTCTCCGCGCAAGATGAAAGAAATGCGTAAAGATATGCAGATGATTTTCCAGGATCCTTATGCATCTTTGAACCCACGTTTCAACGTTATGGATATCATCGGTGAATCTCTTGATATTCATGGTCTGGCGTCAAGTCGGGCAGAGCGGAAGAGACGCGTTGAAGAATTGCTTGATCTTGTAGGTCTGAATCCTAGCCATGCACTCCGTTATCCACATGAATTCTCAGGTGGTCAAAGACAACGGATCGGGATTGCCCGTGCATTGGCTGTAGACCCTAAATTCATCATCTGTGATGAGCCATTGTCTGCATTGGACGTGTCCATTCAGGCTCAGGTCGTTAATTTGCTTGAAGAACTTCAGCAACGCCTCGGCTTGACATACCTGTTTATTGCACATGACTTGTCCATGGTTAAACATATCAGTGACCGTGTAGCTGTAATGTACATGGGTAAAGTGGTGGAGTTGGCAGAAAGTGAAGAACTTTATGCTAATCCAATTCACCCTTATACCAAAACATTGCTGTCCGCGATTCCTGTACCTGATCCGGAAGTAGAAGCGAGCAAACGTCGCATTTTGCTGCCGGAAGAACAAGCACTTAAGAATGGATCTGGTGGTCCTGCAAATGATCCATACAACCTGCAGAACGCTCAATTGATTGAGATATCCAAAGGTCACTGGGTAGCAGAACCTTACGTATAA
- the bshC gene encoding bacillithiol biosynthesis cysteine-adding enzyme BshC, with translation MKGITEALRSGTRLAEDYVCSRDAARGLYQYDIRWESGLHTRAEWLDQSENTRIPRQHLAEYLRIYNKRVNDHGAVHESITRLAEQEALVVTGGQQSGLLTGPLFVIYKAASVVAAAREAENRLQRPVVPVFWIAGEDHDWDEVNHTYLPDANGDMTKIKLQGRFAGRDSVSYVHVETEQWMTVLKQVEHLLPDTVHKPGLMKLVTEIHQSSSNLSDAFARLISALFGSSGLILMDAADPDLRRLEQPVFERLIRENGTLRQAYAQGASALEQAGYAMPAEVAEDGANLFYIHEGARLLLMLKDGLYSDRKGLVSFTEDRLLQELAEHPERFSNNVLTRPLMQDSILPVAAVILGQGEIAYWGLTREAFGRFGLQMPILLPRLSFTILEDVHHKHMKQYGLSFQDVQYHMEDKKEQWLAQQETFQVDEQFERVQQAFADLYRPLLDQITEIHPGLDRIGDTNVGKISEQMQYLQQQTHKAIKDKHNVSLRHWNGMQNSLFPMNKPQERVHNVLFYLNRYGTEWIGQLIESQNEFRGQHQVITL, from the coding sequence ATGAAAGGTATTACCGAGGCACTCCGCAGCGGAACGCGACTTGCAGAAGACTATGTCTGTTCAAGGGATGCTGCGCGTGGCCTTTACCAATATGACATTCGCTGGGAATCGGGGCTTCATACGCGTGCCGAGTGGCTAGACCAATCGGAGAACACACGTATTCCTCGTCAACATCTGGCAGAGTATCTACGTATATATAATAAACGGGTGAACGATCATGGTGCAGTCCATGAATCCATCACACGTCTCGCGGAACAAGAAGCGTTGGTTGTTACGGGAGGACAGCAAAGCGGCCTGCTTACTGGTCCGTTGTTTGTAATTTATAAAGCAGCAAGTGTAGTTGCAGCTGCGCGGGAAGCGGAGAACAGGCTACAACGGCCGGTCGTTCCCGTTTTTTGGATTGCAGGCGAAGACCATGACTGGGATGAAGTGAACCACACATACTTGCCTGACGCCAACGGTGACATGACGAAGATCAAGTTACAAGGGCGGTTTGCAGGCAGGGATTCTGTGAGTTATGTCCATGTGGAAACAGAACAATGGATGACCGTGCTGAAGCAGGTGGAGCATCTGTTACCGGATACGGTGCACAAACCTGGTTTGATGAAGCTGGTTACGGAAATTCATCAGTCGAGTTCGAATCTGAGTGATGCGTTTGCTCGGTTAATCTCAGCATTGTTTGGCAGCAGTGGACTTATTCTGATGGATGCTGCAGATCCAGACTTGCGCAGGCTTGAGCAGCCTGTATTTGAGCGTTTGATTCGTGAAAATGGGACATTACGCCAAGCATATGCACAAGGTGCCTCCGCATTGGAACAAGCCGGATATGCCATGCCAGCTGAAGTTGCGGAAGATGGGGCCAATCTGTTTTACATACATGAAGGGGCACGGTTGCTTCTGATGTTGAAAGACGGCTTGTACAGCGACCGTAAAGGTCTGGTTTCATTTACAGAAGATCGACTGCTTCAGGAACTGGCTGAACATCCCGAGCGGTTTAGCAACAATGTATTGACCCGGCCATTGATGCAAGATTCCATTTTACCTGTAGCGGCTGTTATCTTAGGTCAAGGTGAGATCGCGTACTGGGGATTGACACGTGAAGCGTTTGGACGCTTTGGGCTGCAGATGCCTATCTTGCTTCCACGTCTGTCCTTTACCATTTTGGAAGATGTTCATCACAAGCATATGAAGCAGTACGGTCTTTCTTTCCAGGACGTTCAATATCATATGGAAGATAAGAAGGAACAATGGCTGGCACAGCAGGAGACCTTCCAGGTCGATGAACAATTCGAGCGCGTTCAGCAAGCATTTGCCGATCTATATCGTCCATTACTTGATCAGATCACAGAGATCCATCCTGGTCTGGACCGAATTGGAGATACCAATGTAGGTAAGATCAGCGAACAGATGCAATATCTGCAACAGCAGACCCACAAAGCCATCAAAGATAAACACAATGTGAGTCTAAGACACTGGAACGGGATGCAAAACTCACTCTTTCCCATGAACAAACCACAGGAACGAGTACATAACGTACTCTTTTACCTGAACCGTTATGGAACCGAGTGGATCGGACAACTGATTGAAAGTCAGAACGAGTTCCGTGGACAACACCAAGTGATCACATTGTAG